The Juglans microcarpa x Juglans regia isolate MS1-56 chromosome 8D, Jm3101_v1.0, whole genome shotgun sequence genomic sequence TTTACATGTTATGAACtaaaaaatgcaaagaaaatcaAGATTTATGGCACTAAAGCTGGGCATTAGCAAGGGCTACGACAGGGTAGAATGGTTTTTTCTTGAAGCTGTGTTGAGAAAATTGGGATGTGATGGAAAGTGGATTTCTCTTATCATGGGCTGTCTCTCTACTGTTTCCTATTCTATCTTGGTAAATGGGAATCCTCAGCAAACCTTTCATCCATCTTGAGGTCTAAGGCAGGGAGATCCTCTTTCTCCCtacctttttattatttgtactaAAGCCCTATCATGTATGTTGCATCAAGCTATGGCATTGGGCAATATATCAAGTGTACCAGTGGAGAGGGGAGCAGTCCATGTCAACCACCTATTCTTTGCTGATGACAGTTTGCTCTTTTGTAAAGCAAACTCACTTGAGTGGTCAAGGATTCTCCATATTCTCGAGACATATGAGCAAGGGTCTGGTCAAATGCTAAACAAAGAGAAGACCTCTATTCTCTTCAGTAGAAACACACCTCTTGAGGATCATAACACCATATTGATGATTACTGGGATCAAGTCTCAAAGCTCCCTTGAACaatatttgggtcttccaaCCATTGTGGGAAGGAAGAAAATGGCTGCCTTTCATTCACTCATTGACAAAACATGGGCTCGAGTTACAAATTGGAGATCTAAATTCTTATCAACTGCTGGCAGGGAAATATTGGTGAAGGCTGTGTTACAGACCATTCCCATGCACACAATACGGATTTTCCTACTGCCTCACTCCATTATACAAAAGCTAAATAAGTTACTAAGGAACTTTTGGTGGGGGTTATAATGAAGACAAGACTAAAATCTAGTGGGTAAAATGGAGTCTTTTGGGGAAGTGAAACGAGCAAGGTGGACTGGGATTTAGAGAGTTTAAATCCTTCAACAATGCTATGTTATCAAAGCAATGTTGGAGAGTTTTAAAAAACCCTAATTCTTTGGTAGCCAAGGTGCTCAAATACAAGTATTTCCCCCACACAGATTTTTTAGAGGCCAAATTGGGATTTATACCCTCTTATGCATGGAGAAGTCTTATGGCAGGACTTAAACTGTTAAAAGGAGGCCTAATATGGAGAGTTGGAGATGGAAAACAGATCAGGATATGGGAGGACAGATGGCTCATGGATTCAAGCAGATTAGTGATTAATATTCAAGCTCATAATGCTTCAAGGATTGAGAGGGTGGCATAACTCATCAATCCTGTGCTCAATGAATGGAATGAGGATCTGATCTCTAACCTGTTCTCCTCAACTAATGTCAATAGAATTATGTCCATTCCTCCCAATCCTGCTGGGAGGGAAGATATGATGGTTTGGGCCTATACTAAGAATGGAGTACATTCAGTTAAGAGAGCCTACTTGCTGCAATAGGAGCTATTCAGTCAAAGGGAAGGGGAATCTTCGAAAGGGAAGGAGAGGAGTGAATCATGGAAGGCTATTGGAAGATGCACGTCCTTAATGTGGTTAAAATGTTCATATGGAAAGCCTACAAAAATGCTTTGCCTACTTTACTAAACCTGTTTCACAGGAAAGTGACAAAAGAGGATGCTTGTCCCATTTGCAAAATATTCCCTGAAACAGTTTTTCAAACTCTTTGGGAGTGTGAATCAGCAAAAGATGCATGGAGCCAAGCTAGTAAAAGGCTACAAAAGATGTCTATCCACAAGCCCTCATTCCTGGAGTTTTGGGAGGTTCTAGCTCAGACACTGCAGAAGGATGAGTTAGTTGAGTTTGCAATGATTGCTAGACTAATTTGGTTCAGGAGGAACAACTTTGTCCTTAGTAAGGGTCTTTCTCGCCCTGACTCAATTATTTCTAAGGCTATTGAGGAGATAACCTGTTTCAAGCAATGTCAAGATCAGAAACATATGACAAGGCCTGCTACTCGAGAACATTGTCGCAGCTGGGTGAAACCTCCTATGGGATTTTACAAATTGAATTGGGATGCAACCATTGATAAAGAAGCAGGTAAAGTTGGGATAGGTGCTGTTATAAGGGATCAAATGGGTCAGGTTGTTGGCACTCTTCAAGCTCAAAGAGTTCTATCTGCAGATCCCTTCATGGCAGAGGCCTATACATTTATGCTAGCTGCTATTTTTTGTCGAGACATGGCTATACAAGATGTTATCATGGAGGGAGATGCGCTACAAGTCATCAACATTCTGAACAAAGCAACTCCTGATTAGAGCCAAGGTGGAGTTCTGATTGCAGACACCAAAATGATCCTCAATTCCTTGCATTCATGGTTAGGTTCGCATGTCAAGAAGGAAGGAAATAAAACTGCCCACACTTTAGCTAGAAATGCTCTATCGCTAGAGGAAGACTTATATGTACCGGAAGATTATCTAGCTTGTATACATTCCACTATTATTAGTGAAATGATGCAAGTCATTCTCGAGCAATAAAACCGATtggttttttccaaataaaaaatttcaaaaaaaaaaaaaaaatcacataaaatcaagtcagtttataagtttttcttaataaaatctttttgtgggTGTAATATTTATTGATCCACAAACTGGGTCCATCATAAGGGGAATTTGTTATCGCCACAATAagatcttttatctttttttatcaaatgggaATTGTCTATACATAGTTAAGAGCATAAACAAAACGTCCCAATATCAATATCAAGCTTGTCTTTCAGTTTGCTGAAATAGTTTGTAGCAAATAGTTGGAAACTtgtaaatcatatataaattttctGTACAGTTATATATTATGGAGTCTATTTCATATGTCTCATTTTTTCTAGTTGAAACTCTTAAATTTAATCAAATCTTTCAATAGATTCTTTTTTGGGAGACATCAAGAGGATGCTTGCAGATATATAGAAAATACGATTGACACATCCTTCAACAATAATCGGTATGTATTAGAGTAAACACATGTTTGGCTCTGATCACTTTCCAAGATCACCCAATTGTTTGATGAACTCATCCAAATTTGTATCTGAACTTCCTCCTTCAACTGCACTTGCGGCTGCAGCACACAGCTCTTTGGCCAGAACCCTCTCTGGCCTAGTCTCTTCAAGTGAGATGGCCAGCAACCGAGCCAACTCGGCTGACTTGGGAATGTTCTGAGTGCCCTCACAAGCTCTGATTGCAACCCCTAACTCATCCACCAACAACTTTGCGTTCGAGTACTGATCCGCACCCATTGGCCATGTCAACATCACAACTCCCGCAGTGATCCCCTCCAGCACCGAATTCCACCCGCAGTGAGTCACGAACGCACCCACGGCTCGGTGGCTCAGTATTGAGACCTGCGGCGCCCATCCCTTTATTACAAATCCTCTGCCCACCATGTGATCTTCGAAGCCATCAGGAATCATGCCATGATCAGCATTCACCTGCTTCTGCTCGTCTTCGCGGGGCACCCTCACGCACAAAACAAACTGGACGCCGCTTAGCTCTAACCCAGCAGTCAGCACATCCATTTGCCTTTGTGTCAACACCGCACGGCTACCGAAGCAGACATAGACAACTGAGTTTTCCGGACGAGCATCCAACCAATTCATTAGCTCATGGCATGGTACAGAGCTTACTCCACCTCTAACAATGTATTCCTGTAAATCACCGTTCTCAGGAGGCAATACGGGTCCTACGGCCCACACCCGATCATTTCCGAGTTCTTTCTTCATATGCATAAAGTAAACGCGCTCCAACTCGACGAACGAGTTGAACACCATTCCCCAACTCACCGTATTGGACAGCATGTTGTTTCTAAAAAATTCCAAATCCAGGTCCCCTTTTAGGCTTCTATAATGTGCAGGGATCTGCCACCATGTGAATGCTGGAGAGTTCGGGATTTTTGGAAACGAAACTTGGAAATTGATATCCTGATCATCGTTTTCCGGTGGATCGTGACACAGAGAGAGAGCAACCGACATCCCAAAGGCACCAGAAGGTGAGAAGACTAACCGTGGAACGCCGAGCTCACACGCTAGGTCGTTTGTCCAGCCGAGAAAGAAATCGGATATAATAGCAACAGGAGGCGAGGAATGAGATCGGAACCATTGGAGGAGGATAGGATAGTGAAGGTCACGTAAGGCGCGCATGGTAGCAGGGAGCCTTTTCTGCGGAGGAGCTGTAATATCAGGGGATGGGAGAACCAAGTGTTTAAGAGAAGACGGGTGTGTGGAGAAGTAAGGTTGAAGCAGAGGAAGGTTAGAGGTGGTGACAAAAACGGTGACAGTGAGGCCGCGGGTGAGCAGGCGGTGGGCGAGGTCGAGCAAAGGTATAATATGGCCTGAGGTTGGGTACGGATAAGCGGCGATGTGCACTCCATTGGTAGACATGATTGAGATCGAAACTTTGGGGTGGCTATTCTTGGGCAATGGCTCTAAACCTTCAGAAGCTTGTGCTGcttatatgagagagagagagagagagagagagagagagtcgtgtGGGATTTCTCAACTTTATATGCGGCCAGTGATAGTGATAGGCATAACATATTTATTGCTTTTCCCGATCTGCTTGGACTATTTGGTTGTAAATTTCTTACTTGCCTGGACATTTGACGATTTTATGGTTTTTGATATATGTTCTCACTTGGTTTGCGTCATGACTGACGTCTTTACATTCGCAGCCAATCGATCCATGAAAAAGAGGAAATTAAATAGTATTTCATCATGACTATGGTAggttctctcttttctttttgcttggCCAGAATCTATGTCGATCGTTGAAACTTCCTCTTAACGTCATGTTTTATACACCTGaacaaagttaaaataattaggaTTGAGATCTTCCTCTGCAAACACAGAAGACACTAAAAGAAATAAGGctttttgcaacgattttaTGACTGTTGGAAATAAAATCGTCGCATAAAACCTTTAATTGTGGCAATTTTTAGATCGTCACAatctttttacataaaattttgaaactggTCTTTTACGgcgattttttaactttttacgaCGAACGTATTCGACTCAAATACTAACTTGGTTTTTTGCAGCGATTTGTTACTTTTTGTGGCGAAAAAAGTCGCcggcatattaaaaaaaattgttacgACGATTTTTTAATCGCTGTAATTGCAAAAGTGgctttttgcagcgattttttaactttaaaaagcGTCGCGAATAATAATTAAGCTTTCGCCGTGATTTTAAAAgcgttgcaaaaaaaaaaaattatttccggcAAATTCCAAGTCGCTGCTTAATCTCCAATGCGAAGTGGGAAATCACAAAGCAGGTTAATGTATAATTcacttttgcggcgatttttttcGTCACAACAAAGTGTTTTTTACTGTAGCGGCATTAAATTACCGTCGATTAGGAAAAATCGATGTAAGAAACACTATTTACGGCGAACATTATCGCCGTAATAACttatgataataaaatttaaaatgccCGCCCTACGTTTTCCCCTCATTTCATTCCCTCCAgccctcatttctttcccctcctcgcccctctctctccccaatccGTCTTCTCCCTCAAGCCTAGGCCGTGCACAACCCGTCGCCAATGGCCCCACCACGCCACCGCCTCCTCATCTCGACGGCCACCCCCTCATTCTCCACTCATTTTGATTCACGAGCAAGCAAGGTAGTCTCTACGATGCGGTTTCTGTGTCGTCTCCTTGTTCTTTTACTGTATCTACTTATAGGGTTTTAAGCCTCTTCGATTTGTTGGTGATTTTGTCgtattttttaaattcgatTTTCCGCCTTCATATTTGGATACATTTCTACAAACTTTCATGCAAATTAAGTTTCTTGGGCTGAGAGACAACATGATTGGGTAGTTAGGGTTTGGGGTTTTGTGGGTTATGCCGCTATAAGCTTATTAATCAAACATACAAATTTTTTGGCCAGTATTTCGACGAGCTTTGGGAtctgaaagatttttttttaatgaaaataaatttcttcaatTGATATGCAGCTTGAATGAAGATTAGGATTTAGTTTTAATGTGTTTTATGCTTGGATAAAGATCTGTGGGTTCTATTTGTGGTTACATATGGTACCAACCTTTAGaattatttccaaatttgaGCTATTCTTTCTAGTTGATTAATATGTAGGTGTTTGCTGATGTTGTTCCTAGGACGACAGAGATTTTCCTGGCACTCTGTACAGGTATGATAGAATTTCTCAATTTTGATTATGGTTTAAGCCCTCATTCCATAGTTATGTATGTCACGTATGGAGTTGAACACTTGTTAAACTAAGTGGTTGCTATTATCATGTTATGAATAATTGGCTCAGATTATATTTCAAGTGGCTGGATTCATTGGATTTGGAAGACTTATAATTGAATAATCTTGAGTCATGTTATTATGTTGTTCTATTGCAGGAGAGGAGGGCATTGGAAAGTCTACTGGGAAACCTTTGCACTTTGTGCTCGTTTTTTAACAGGCTTGGTATTTGATTCCATTTTGATAGTATTTGCCTTTGCTTTATGTTGTATTTTTGGCTTGCTTGTGCATGCAGAGGATTATAGCAGGTTACCTGGTTATGCTTTTTCTAGACTATTTTAGTTTGTccattttagttttaatttgggtttgaattcttataaaaagaagatattgCCTAGAATTACTATGCATTTTGATTGGTGTTCACCCCTAGTATATTTGTTGAGACTATATTAGTTTATCAAGTTTCTTAGTTTGTCAATTTGATGGTCTTAAAGtactgttttgttttgttgataaAGAATGGTCATCTCATGTAGGCATTAATGGTCTTAAAGTACTGTTTTGTTTCAACTTGTTCACTTGGTTTCtacttatcaagaaaaaaattgtactTGGTTTGTTTCTTATGTGAACAAAATTTCCCAATGTGGGTTGAGATCATGTAAATGTGTTCAATACCCCGTAATCTTTTATGTATGCTTCCTTGGAACTTTACTTTATACATGCTTATTAAATCAACACAAAGTAATTTAAGTTATTTGATTATGGGCTTgcatgagtaattttttttttttaaatggtctGCTTCTGATGACCATTGCAATGGAAGCCGCCCTTTTGAATGAAAACATTAGCGGGAATTGTTTGCTTGATATCTCTCCCCAAAGGCTGTgtatgtgcattttttttttattctctgaAACATCATTTCCGACGAACTGTATTCACTACAGTTCgccggaaataatttttttcaaacaagagTATTTGCGGCTCCTAAGTATCGCCGCAAATATTCTTTTGCAGCTACAATTACTCGCTGGAAAAGAGACAATCTTATTTACGGCGATTTTAACCGctgcaaaaaatattattcacgaCAATTTTTGAACACGCTGCAAATGATATGAAGATATTTGCGGCGATATTTTGTGTATTAGCGACGATATAAAACGCTGCAAATACATTTTCGTAGCGATAAAGAGTTAATATGAACGTTATTTATGGcgtaatttataaaattagtaatgaaaaaaatcgctgtaaataaaaaattttcgcGACGATTTTCGGGTTTCACTGGTTTAACTTTTAGGTGAGTCAACAATAGCGACGAATGACCGACGTAGCATAAATTGCTGCTAAAGGTCATTTGCAGCGATTTTGAGggttatttgcggcgatttttggCGTCGCAAAAGACCCTATTTCTTGCAATGCCTAAGTTAGTTTTGCATCTTTAGAGTATTGTCTTCCTAATAATAGAGTTTAGATAGAGTTCTTTGTACCTGAGATGTCACTATTATACGAAGTTCAGAGGGAACATTATGTTCCCTATGTTTGGGTTAAGCCGTCACACCTGCATCCATCTTATTCTGGGTATATAATGCGACCTACTGTTTTAAGGCAAAGCTTTAAATGCTGCGTGGCTCCTGAGATGACGCTTTTAATACAGCGTGACTTCCAGGACGTGTCCTGGCAGTAGG encodes the following:
- the LOC121243616 gene encoding UDP-glycosyltransferase 89B2-like, which translates into the protein MSTNGVHIAAYPYPTSGHIIPLLDLAHRLLTRGLTVTVFVTTSNLPLLQPYFSTHPSSLKHLVLPSPDITAPPQKRLPATMRALRDLHYPILLQWFRSHSSPPVAIISDFFLGWTNDLACELGVPRLVFSPSGAFGMSVALSLCHDPPENDDQDINFQVSFPKIPNSPAFTWWQIPAHYRSLKGDLDLEFFRNNMLSNTVSWGMVFNSFVELERVYFMHMKKELGNDRVWAVGPVLPPENGDLQEYIVRGGVSSVPCHELMNWLDARPENSVVYVCFGSRAVLTQRQMDVLTAGLELSGVQFVLCVRVPREDEQKQVNADHGMIPDGFEDHMVGRGFVIKGWAPQVSILSHRAVGAFVTHCGWNSVLEGITAGVVMLTWPMGADQYSNAKLLVDELGVAIRACEGTQNIPKSAELARLLAISLEETRPERVLAKELCAAAASAVEGGSSDTNLDEFIKQLGDLGK